A window of Heptranchias perlo isolate sHepPer1 chromosome 43, sHepPer1.hap1, whole genome shotgun sequence contains these coding sequences:
- the esrra gene encoding steroid hormone receptor ERR1, with the protein MATAVNKVISHLLAAEPEKLYAMPDPTVPESYLKAVTTLCDLADRELVVIIGWAKHIPGFSCLSLEDQMSVLQSVWMEVLILGVVHRSLPYEDEIMYAEDYVMDEGFSKLAGLLDLNSCILQLVKRYKGMKLEKEEFVTLKAIALANSDSAHIEDVQAIQKLQDLLHEALLEYEAVRHPGELQRAGKLLMTLPLLRQTANRAQQHFYSLKVEGKVPMHKLFLEMLEAMMD; encoded by the exons ATGG CTACCGCGGTGAACAAGGTAATCTCTCACCTGCTGGCGGCGGAGCCCGAGAAGCTTTACGCCATGCCAGATCCCACCGTGCCCGAGAGCTACCTGAAAGCCGTGACCACCCTCTGTGACCTGGCCGACCGCGAGCTCGTCGTCATCATCGGCTGGGCAAAGCACATCCCAG GGTTCTCCTGCCTGTCCCTCGAGGATCAGATGAGTGTGCTGCAGAGCGTGTGGATGGAGGTGCTGATCCTGGGCGTCGTTCACCGCTCGCTGCCCTACGAGGACGAGATCATGTACGCGGAGGACTACGTCATGGACGAGGGCTTCTCCAAGCTGGCCGGCCTGCTGGACCTCAACAGCTGCATCCTGCAGCTGGTGAAGAGGTACAAGGGCATgaagctggagaaggaggagttTGTTACTCTGAAGGCCATCGCGCTGGCAAACTCAG ACTCGGCCCACATCGAGGACGTCCAGGCCATCCAGAAGCTGCAGGACCTGCTCCACGAGGCCCTCCTGGAGTACGAGGCAGTCAGGCACCCCGGCGAGCTGCAGAGGGCCGGCAAGCTGCTGATGACCCTCCCTCTTCTCCGCCAGACGGCCAACCGGGCCCAGCAGCACTTCTACAGCCTGAAGGTGGAGGGCAAGGTGCCAATGCACAAGCTGTTCCTGGAGATGCTGGAGGCCATGAtggactga